The genomic DNA GGACTGCCCTGTGCAACGCGCTGGCCCACCTGCACCTGCCGCTTGGTGATGACGCCATCGATCGGCGCGCGGATGATCGTGCGATCAAGGTCGAGCTTCGCCGACGCCAGCTTCGCCTGGGCGGCCAGCACGGCGGGATCGGTGTCGATCGTCGATCCGCGCACCAGCGCGTCATTGGCTTCGAACTGGCCGGTAGCCGCACCACGGGTCGCCTGCGCCGTCTCCACGCCGGCGCGGGCAAGATCCAGCGCCGCTTTGGCGGTGGCATAGCTCTTGCGCGCGGTTGTCACTTCATCACCCGAAACCGCACCGTCACCGATCAGCGCCTCGCGGCGTTGCAAGTCGATCCGTGCCTTGTCGAAATCGGCCTGGGCGGTGGCGAGTTGCGCGCGTGCCTGAGCGATGTCAGCACCGCGCGCCTCCACCTGCGCGGACAGCGACTGGCTGGTCGCCACGGTCTGGCGGAAGCGGCGGCGGGCGTCGGCCAACTCCGCCTCGGCCTGCGCGATCGCGATCTGCGCATTGGTCGGATCGAGCCTGACCAATATGTCGCCTTTCTTCACCGCCTGTGTGTCGCTGACCAGCACGTCGGTCGCCTGCGCCGAAATCAGTGGCGTCACCTGCGCCATTTCCGCGTTCACATAGGCGTTATCGGTGTCGACATGGGTGCGGCCAACCAGCAGATACCAGGCGCCCCAGAGCAGCCCGCCGACGATCACCGCCAGACCCAGACGAATCAACCATGTCCTGCGAGCGGACTGGCGCCCTTCCTGCATCGCGTCGGTGGGTTCGATTGCGGCATCAGCCATGCGGTTGGTCCTTGGAGAGAGGTTCGCCGGCGGTAAAACCACCACCCAGCGCACGGATAAGGGCAATATCGGTTGAAAAGGCGCTTGCCTCCAGCCCCGCCAGCGCCTGACGCGCGGCCAGCAACTGGTCCTCGACATTCAGCACGTCCAGATAGGGAGAAAGTCCGCCCTTGTAGCGTTTCTGCGCGATGGCATAGGCATCTTCCGACGCCACGACCGCCGCCCGCGCATCCGTCAGCCGCTGGTCCAGCGTTTTGCGCGTGGTCACGGCGTCCGCCACCTGTTGATAGGCAGCCAGCACCGTCTTGTCATAAGAAGCGACCGCCTCGTCATAGCTGGCGCGCGCGCCGCGATATTGCGCCTGCAAGGCGCCACCATGAAAGATCGGCAGGCTGATCGCCGGTCCGGCATTGCCCAAAAGCGAGCCGTTAGAGAATAACCTGTCCGTAAAGGGGCGGGGGCTAGCCGAAATGCTGTTATTGGCAAATAGCGTTTCATAGCCGAGCGACTGGACGCCAATCAGGGCGCTCAGGCGCACCGCTGGATAGAAATCGGCGCGCGCCACCTTGATCCGGCTGGCGGCGGCCTGCGCGCGGGCGAGCGCCGCGGCGACATCGGGCCGGCGCGCGACCAGATTGGTGGTGACATCGGCGGGCAGGCCAAGCGGTGCCAGCGCGCCGACCTGCGGCCGGGTAATCGACAGGCCGCGGTCCGGCCCGGCGCCGATCAGCGCCGCGATCTGATGCTGGCGCAGGTCGATCGCCATCCGCGCGCCGGCCAGTTGCGCCCTGGCCGAAGCGACGGTGGCATCGGCCAACCGCACGCTGCCACGCGTCTCCATGCCATTCTGTCGCCGGTCGGCGACCAGTTTCTGGCTGGCGACACGGATGTCGAGCGTGCGCTGTGCGATGTCCGCCTCGTCATGCAGGCGAGCAAGATCGGCATAAGCGTCGGCGATACCACTGGCGAGCGCCAGCCGCGCCTGCTGCGCATCGATCGCTGCCGCCCGCGCTTCGGACGTTGCCGCCGCCAGCGACGCGCGGTTCTTGCCCCACAGATCGAGGTCGAAGCCCAGGTCCAGCGCCAGCCGGCCGGTGCCGAGCCAGCCCTGCGGCACAAAGGACGACGGCGCGCCCATATTATAGCTCTGCTTGGTGATCGCGGTGCTTGCTTCGCCATCGACGCTGGGCAGCAGCGCCGCACCGGCCTGCCGCTCCATCGCAGTGGCGTTGCGGAATCGCGCATTCGCCATCGCAACATCAGGAGAGGCGCGCAGCCCCTCCTCGATCAGCGCGTCAAGCTGCGGATCGCCATAGACTTTCCACCAGCCGTCACCCGGCCATGCTGCCTGCGCCGCGACAAGGCTCTGGCTGGCGACGATGCTCTCGGCCGACCGGATTTCGGCCTGCGGCCCCAAATTCGGGACCGCCGCACAGGCGGCCAGCATCAGGAAAGAGGAAGCCATGCCCCCCATGCGGGCGGCCAGGGCAATGCGACTCAGGGACATATCAAACCGTACCACCTAGTATGAAAATTGCCATTGCCGCCCCTGCGAAGGCTTGTCAACAAAATTAGTGTACTCTATGGTACGATTTTATGACAAAACCGGACTGCCCCCCGATTCCCAGCCGAAGGGAAGCCCGCCGACGGGATCGGCGCGATGCGATATTGACTTTGGCCCAGGGCTATTTCCTCGATCATGGCTATGCCGGCACCAGCATGTCAGGCATCGCAGCCGAGCTGGGCGGATCGAAAGGCACGCTATGGAGCCATTTCCGGTCCAAGGAAGAATTGTTCGCCGCCGTGCTGGACCGGGTGACCAACACCTATCGCGCCGAACTGTCGCAAATCCTCGATCCGTGTGGCGCATTGGAGGCGACCCTGCAACGCGCCTGCCATAGTCTGGTAGAGAAGGTGACGCTGCCCGACGCGATCGCGCTGCATCGGCTCATCATCGCCGAAGGGCGTCGCTTTCCAGAACTGGCGCGAATATTCTTCGATCTGGCGCCGAAAAATACGCGGCTCTTGATGGCCGACTTCCTGGCGGGCGCGATGGAACGCGGCCAGTTGCGGCAGGCCGATCCAGTCGATGCCGCCCGTGCGCTGATGGCGCTGGCGATGTCGGGTTGCCATCAGCAATTGTTGATGGGCCAGTTGGGTGAACCCGACCCGGCCGGGATCAGGGCGGACGCCAATTTTACCGTGGACCTGTTCCTGCGCGCCTATGCGGTGGACAAGGCCGAAGGAGACGCACCGCCTGCTGCCACGCCATCCGGGCACAGCGCATAACCCTCGCCCTTCACGGTGTGCAGGATAGGAACCGCAAAATCCCGATCCAGCTTGGCGCGCAGCCGTGACATATGGACCTCCACGCTGTTGGTGCCGGGATCAAAGTCCAGCCGCCAGACAGCGCGCAGCAACGCCGCGCGGCTCACTGCCTTGCCCGGTTGCCGGGCCAGGTGCAGCAAAAGCGCATATTCCCGCGCCAGCAGTGCGATCGGCCGCCCCTTCCGCTCGACCCTGCGATCAACCAGCCGGATGGACAGATCGCCCAGTTGCAACCGAGGCTGGTCGGCATCGGCCAGGCGGATGATGCGCGCCACCGCTTCCGCTTCGTGCATCCAGGGACCAACCACTTCCTGCATCCCGCCTTCCAGCGCGCGGGCACGGGCGGCTGGATCGTCAATATCCTGCCACAATATGGTTGCGTTACCCGTCCGCACGAGCGGGAGATCGCCATCCGCGGCCTCCATGGCCAATTCCACGCCCCGCGCACTGAGCGCTCGCGCCACCGAAGCGAAATCCGGTCCCAATCCATGGCATTCGACCCGTCTGCCCACGTCCGGCCCATCATGTCTGCCCTATGCCATCCGACCGCCATAACGGTTTAAAAACAAGGTATTTCCTGTCCGTTTCGGAGGTTTCGCAATATCCGCGCGCTGGCATGGCGGATCAACGGGCTGCCATCGCCCGCGCCCCGCTCGACATGCGCGCGCCGCGCTTCACCGGGCGGCAAGGCGTCGCCGATCGCGCGCCAGGCGGTCCAGCGCATCGCATCTTCGGGATGATGGCCGGCAAAATCATGCGCCAGGTCGATCGCATTGCCCGTCCGGCATCCGACTGCCAGTTCCAGCAGCAGTTGCGCACTCGCTACCGTCATGCATTGGGCAATCACGCCCCTGACGGTGTCGAACCGATATTGGCGACGCCAGCCCTGACCGGGGGCGCTGGCCAATATGTTGAGCGATACCGACAGCGATTCGGCCGGTAATTGGGCGTGAATATCCCGATTGGCGCGGTAGAGCAGCATCCGGCCCTCCGATAATTGGCTTCGCCCGACGAAGCGCAAGGCCACCGGCTCGCCATCCGCGCCGGCCACCCCACCGGGATCATAGTCATAATAATCCGACGCATAGCCGGGGCCGAGATAGCCCACGGTCAGGAAATCGAATCCATGGTCATGCGGCACATGATAGAGAAAAGCAGACGGACCACTCATCCGCATCACATGGTCGCGCTCGGCGGGCCAGAAGGCGGCGCGCAGCACATAGCGGTCGGTCGGCGGATGCAGCAGGATGACCTGCGCGGAATAGGGGTTGCCCTGCCGTTGCCCGGCACAGCGCGCCTTCAACTCCGCGATCGCGAAATCGGCCAGAAAATCCCGATTGCGCGACAAGGCGCGCAACATCGGCGCCGCGGCTGCCAGCCCCTCCTCACAGGACGGATCGAAATCCGGCCCCTCGCACCAGTCGACCAGCGCCGGCAGATCGATCATCGCGCCATCCTCCGGCGGGACGATCAGGCGGGGCATGGCGCGCCGCCAATTTGCGCCATGGTGCGCGCGGCCAAGGCCCGCACGTCGGCATCCGCCTCGTCCCGCGCCATCGCGGCGAGCGCGGGCCAGGCGCCCCGCGTATCGAGCGCCAGATATTCGCGCATCACCGCCCAGCGCTGACCAGCCAGCGGCGCGTCCAGTGCCTGTGCAAACTGCGCCGCCGCATCGCGCCGCCCTTGCAGCCTGAGAAGCGACAGCAGCATCAGCGCACGGGCATGGCCCTCATCCGCCTGCGCACTGCGCAACGGGGCACCGCCGCATGAATCATGAATGCGGGCATGAACCGGTCCCGGCGGCGCGATCTGCGCGCGTAGGAACAGGAGCGGTGCTGCATCGGGATGCAGACACAGCGCCTCCCGCCGCTCATCCATCTCCAGCACCGCTCCTGCTGCCAGCCGCACGACGCCGATCATAACCGCCTTCCCGTCGACAAGGTGATAGCGCGTGCCCCGCGCGCCGTTCAACGGCCGGCACAGGATGACGCGGCCCGAAAAATGCACGCGCGTCTCCGGGGAATCGACCGGATCAAGCACGGTCGCGGTGATCCATATTCGCTCGGTTCGCACCAGCACCAGATGGCGGGCCGCCCCGCTGCGGCTAGCGCGAAAGCCGGGCAAA from Sphingobium sp. CAP-1 includes the following:
- a CDS encoding transposase; the encoded protein is MPRLIVPPEDGAMIDLPALVDWCEGPDFDPSCEEGLAAAAPMLRALSRNRDFLADFAIAELKARCAGQRQGNPYSAQVILLHPPTDRYVLRAAFWPAERDHVMRMSGPSAFLYHVPHDHGFDFLTVGYLGPGYASDYYDYDPGGVAGADGEPVALRFVGRSQLSEGRMLLYRANRDIHAQLPAESLSVSLNILASAPGQGWRRQYRFDTVRGVIAQCMTVASAQLLLELAVGCRTGNAIDLAHDFAGHHPEDAMRWTAWRAIGDALPPGEARRAHVERGAGDGSPLIRHASARILRNLRNGQEIPCF
- a CDS encoding TetR/AcrR family transcriptional regulator; translated protein: MTKPDCPPIPSRREARRRDRRDAILTLAQGYFLDHGYAGTSMSGIAAELGGSKGTLWSHFRSKEELFAAVLDRVTNTYRAELSQILDPCGALEATLQRACHSLVEKVTLPDAIALHRLIIAEGRRFPELARIFFDLAPKNTRLLMADFLAGAMERGQLRQADPVDAARALMALAMSGCHQQLLMGQLGEPDPAGIRADANFTVDLFLRAYAVDKAEGDAPPAATPSGHSA
- a CDS encoding winged helix-turn-helix domain-containing protein yields the protein MEAADGDLPLVRTGNATILWQDIDDPAARARALEGGMQEVVGPWMHEAEAVARIIRLADADQPRLQLGDLSIRLVDRRVERKGRPIALLAREYALLLHLARQPGKAVSRAALLRAVWRLDFDPGTNSVEVHMSRLRAKLDRDFAVPILHTVKGEGYALCPDGVAAGGASPSALSTA
- a CDS encoding efflux transporter outer membrane subunit; translation: MSLSRIALAARMGGMASSFLMLAACAAVPNLGPQAEIRSAESIVASQSLVAAQAAWPGDGWWKVYGDPQLDALIEEGLRASPDVAMANARFRNATAMERQAGAALLPSVDGEASTAITKQSYNMGAPSSFVPQGWLGTGRLALDLGFDLDLWGKNRASLAAATSEARAAAIDAQQARLALASGIADAYADLARLHDEADIAQRTLDIRVASQKLVADRRQNGMETRGSVRLADATVASARAQLAGARMAIDLRQHQIAALIGAGPDRGLSITRPQVGALAPLGLPADVTTNLVARRPDVAAALARAQAAASRIKVARADFYPAVRLSALIGVQSLGYETLFANNSISASPRPFTDRLFSNGSLLGNAGPAISLPIFHGGALQAQYRGARASYDEAVASYDKTVLAAYQQVADAVTTRKTLDQRLTDARAAVVASEDAYAIAQKRYKGGLSPYLDVLNVEDQLLAARQALAGLEASAFSTDIALIRALGGGFTAGEPLSKDQPHG
- a CDS encoding EmrA/EmrK family multidrug efflux transporter periplasmic adaptor subunit, coding for MADAAIEPTDAMQEGRQSARRTWLIRLGLAVIVGGLLWGAWYLLVGRTHVDTDNAYVNAEMAQVTPLISAQATDVLVSDTQAVKKGDILVRLDPTNAQIAIAQAEAELADARRRFRQTVATSQSLSAQVEARGADIAQARAQLATAQADFDKARIDLQRREALIGDGAVSGDEVTTARKSYATAKAALDLARAGVETAQATRGAATGQFEANDALVRGSTIDTDPAVLAAQAKLASAKLDLDRTIIRAPIDGVITKRQVQVGQRVAQGSPIMTIVPLNQLYVDANFKESQLREVKVGMPARVTSDLYGDEVVYHGKIVGFSGGTGASMSLIPAQNATGNWIKVVQRLPLRIELDPRELAAHPLRVGLSMDVEIDLSAK